In Desulfomonile tiedjei DSM 6799, a genomic segment contains:
- a CDS encoding tandem-95 repeat protein, which produces MEHGWNKKCSSDPRQESLIGFGYSAFTDGHRIVVGACHDDDNGSNSGSAYVFSLTEPEAIGFTVLSSEDYVIPVNYWLYRDPQGDDATSLKFTQLPSNMTLFLDFNDNNILDAGEAIAVGQEIGWADATSNNRLKVLPNSEWSGSTSLTYVVKAGAEWGAAANVIINIDPVNDAPIAMSFTETSTEGIPIVIDGWDYTDAEGDAATLIRIAGFGTGGGTFFVDFNGNNSVDPGEEIFQGREIAWNDASGGLIKFQPTYGWNGSLSLWYEVKDTTDYGQAALVTVTVSAPEAPRAGAFTEIGNEDTVTIINGWNYTDANGDPALALRIQSLVSGGTLFLDTDNDNVVDSGEAIQYWQEITWNDATSGMVKFAPYANWYGGTIVRYAVNDATGYGPTAIGTITINPVPDIPQAEGFTEISNGVIPVIIDDWYYTDADGDTAPFLRIDSLPGHGTLFLDSDRDNLVDSGETIISGQEISWSNAKQGFIKFMPDPGWYGSVSLDYAVKDATTYSNSARVIIYVNSLPQAGAFTEIGNEDTVFVLDGWNYIDADGGTSTAIQIISEPYAGTLFLDVNGNDEYDSGEYIYSGRVIAWADATTNRMVKFAPYENWNGSCTFEYIVKDSSGIYGQPSVVTLEVTPVNDPPIIYYPRDSTGFELSPIRENYTWNSGDMIATIILSDFSGGFYDPDTHDYTERGIALVAVDNSFGTWEYTTDNGASWSAFGVLSDTSATLLTTQDLNARIRFVPNADWSGTVEHGITFHAWDPQIAGSNGDTGVNLSTNPAAFSIETATARIVVEDDGPYRLRQPDGWTETLEAISTNLSGYGRYTALDGNFAMVGAREAVYIYHWNGISWDEPQRLSAPPEVEPESEYNYVTSISIDGEFAIVAYESNTYMYKWNGNSWVQFQELTAWDPTPPDEGNEGDPGYEALSGPVAIDGNYAVVSGHIYQWDGTSWIQHQILELFDVIDVGWSNTGFDSVSVDGEYMIFGTTGDDQCGLDAGAACIYHLENGMWTPQQKITPADGSEEALFGISVSIDNDGYAIIGAAYDDDNGYSSGSAYIFHWNGTSWVQEQKLTASDGESRDTFGASVVIDGEYALVGAPCWAVSAGGSSASCSVYAFHLDGGAWVEDQILSAEDRWWKQNFGWSVAMDGQNFIIGSPSNDAEIFGLGEAYICGEGQQVNVMPDAAIFSETGNEDSVLLVDGWNYTDPDGDTATHMRINTLPTNGVLFLDSNCNDAVDTGEAIVEGQEIAWSDAISNMVKFAPDVNWYGSTSLSYSVKDAFGYGSSAEATFFINPVNDAPQAGTFTETGNEDQAIVVDGWNYTDIEGDPATLLQIRALPENGALFLDADGDNVIDPGEQIVLGMEISWADATINQLVKFLPAGNWNGFSSLSYSVRDASDYSAPVDCVIAVNPVNDAPQAGDFTETGDEDTVITIDGWNFSDVDGDQATALVIQTLPHNGTLFLDIDQDNVVDPGETIMAGQQIGWNDATTNHLVKFIPGANWNGSTELSYAVKDVSDWSPPAEAIITIIPVNDPPDAGFFIEYGNGKSVFIVDEWNYTDVDGDSATAIKILSLPHKGTLFLDRDGDNRVDCGEAIAVGQEISWADAVTNKLVKFAASHTSGGCGCWCSSDIVTTLTYSVSDGTAYGTSAEAKISTGKNSAPTSLFFQETGTEDTVLVVDDWNFRDKEGDVPVSVTISCIPCSGILFLDIDQDNVVDCGERIVRGQQISWEQASASQMVKFAPDPNWNGYTAFMYSVNDKWNQGTLAFVLISVVDDNADGPVAMSFSETVTGPNQVMVVNGWDWDSNGYYSTPFLEITSLPENGILFYDRDNDNRVDRCEAIASGWEIYPSCHGNLERIKFMPDTGWTGSTTFTYRMTDRCESGPEAQVTLTVLQANDPPQAGTFTETLTQGTVVAIDGWNYTDAQGDTATAIRIDTLPSSGTLFHDTNNNDIIDAGEIIAQGQVISWADATANGLLKFAPAADFTGDLSVSYSVKDGTDWSQTALATFHVDPIETALMTVLSTSSEEVAWDFDGEDWYVVFIDEDGTLRSETTGGYTYTPSGGRNEIIVGSSGDDVIDCSGLDNRYVIMGGDGADVIRGGNNSDYIFGWVPLNRVDVSQYPQLLDDMLDQVVVEGTVQSLYGNGGNDFIYGGLSDETIYGDSEDGDNSGSDNIAGGPGDDTIYGDSKYGNGSGFDNIDGQAGDDTIFGDSEYGTGSGGDEIWGDDGDDVMYGDSRQSSGSGSDTFYGGAGNDVMYGDSEFALGTGNDTMNGGDGDDLFYGDSRLANGSGADEIDGGEGADTLYGDSRFGSGFGRDSLYGGGGNDILYGDSEEGPGSGDDVLMGDEGDDTLIGDSYVAQGSGNDVLVGGLGMDILIGDSYGGVGTGNDRLDGGFDNDTVYGNSVLADGSGNDIVLGSEGDDTLIGDSDLALGSGSDWLDGGSGNDTIYGDSRSNGGSGHDMLMAGEGDDTLFGDGSGEIGTGHDTLFVGPGTDVPAGAGQEWDTIVEADGQTPAYSFEINGYMAQYRQNADGQVEVYNYRFDHWDVVGERYWDTVYGAWITNFGASVMVEYSDKTLLYNNYGSDIQIREAGTWQPYNPDDHYIVDFREDPATGKLLVYNNDLGTWDPYMEEYQPEGANFKILNEGNVIHIYYSDGSELWLENYGDGAWIRATETGDNWVTLPNNQVYRDTTGIWYSYGRGIWSYSIDTCATWTEVPMLQMRIAGGAGTVDVFDGHSWTHQNGALQFFDTRYAMSGWHGMNEFAVEYYDGVGYDGEPLRVVDGWEAEQPPPDPDDPQPPFVLNTLTLTGVQDNPPPPDAVITGWETSAYGQWSGKLLANWEVPNPSAGYNIGTQTTAATCLSVAFISTDDIVDRRSCPPDYTAEDVALVQANIAQYFEDCLATDAICFSFDKEMTADRMLYYMQVACASLNQPIENLLFAQHANVGYVKMGATKILTSDFKHYEQLFRDIGEILHPSAQIQFYECNVAGINPALGGQVNLSDPLTMESLGGRALLTSIAEATGAMVFGSSDLGIIEADEHTKAVKGPKDQCLEFGVTAGGIQVNSADMRTCLTDYFTGKSFQEFDINNPNTFLPDFATVISTVGETAQAQPEGGWMNAAEWIERVYKQK; this is translated from the coding sequence ATGGAGCATGGGTGGAACAAGAAATGCTCCAGCGATCCGAGGCAGGAGAGTCTGATTGGTTTTGGGTACAGCGCTTTTACGGATGGGCATCGTATCGTAGTAGGAGCGTGTCACGATGATGACAACGGTTCGAATTCCGGTTCCGCATATGTGTTCAGTCTCACTGAACCCGAAGCGATTGGTTTTACTGTCTTATCATCTGAAGACTACGTCATTCCGGTCAATTATTGGTTGTACCGAGATCCTCAAGGGGATGATGCAACTAGCCTGAAATTCACTCAGCTTCCAAGCAATATGACACTGTTCCTGGACTTTAACGATAACAACATCCTGGATGCCGGTGAAGCAATTGCAGTAGGCCAGGAGATCGGTTGGGCTGACGCAACCAGTAACAATAGGCTAAAGGTCCTTCCTAATTCCGAATGGTCCGGCTCAACTTCGCTGACATACGTAGTAAAAGCCGGTGCTGAGTGGGGCGCTGCAGCTAATGTCATTATTAATATCGATCCGGTGAATGATGCTCCCATAGCCATGAGTTTCACAGAAACCAGCACTGAGGGTATTCCGATAGTCATTGATGGCTGGGATTACACGGACGCTGAAGGAGACGCTGCGACACTCATACGAATAGCTGGATTCGGCACGGGAGGAGGCACCTTCTTTGTCGATTTCAATGGCAATAACTCCGTCGATCCTGGTGAAGAGATCTTTCAAGGTCGTGAAATAGCATGGAACGACGCGAGTGGCGGCCTGATAAAATTTCAACCCACGTATGGTTGGAACGGCTCTTTGTCTCTTTGGTACGAGGTAAAAGATACAACTGATTATGGACAAGCAGCTCTGGTCACTGTCACCGTGAGTGCACCCGAAGCTCCGCGTGCCGGAGCTTTTACCGAAATAGGTAATGAAGACACTGTGACCATCATCAACGGCTGGAATTACACGGATGCGAACGGAGATCCGGCTCTCGCGCTGAGAATCCAGAGTCTCGTTTCAGGGGGAACACTCTTCTTGGACACAGACAATGACAATGTCGTGGATTCCGGTGAAGCTATTCAATATTGGCAGGAAATAACCTGGAATGATGCAACAAGCGGCATGGTGAAATTTGCACCGTATGCGAATTGGTATGGCGGAACAATTGTCAGATACGCGGTAAATGATGCCACGGGCTATGGCCCTACGGCGATAGGGACGATTACTATCAATCCTGTCCCCGATATTCCTCAAGCAGAAGGATTTACTGAGATCAGCAACGGAGTGATCCCGGTGATAATTGATGATTGGTACTACACGGATGCGGACGGGGACACTGCGCCATTCTTGAGGATTGACAGCTTACCAGGCCATGGCACACTCTTCTTGGACAGTGATCGTGATAATCTTGTCGATTCCGGAGAAACCATCATTTCGGGACAGGAGATCAGTTGGTCTAACGCGAAGCAAGGCTTCATAAAATTCATGCCAGACCCGGGTTGGTATGGCTCTGTATCACTTGATTATGCAGTTAAGGATGCTACTACCTACAGTAATTCAGCACGCGTGATAATTTATGTGAATTCACTTCCGCAGGCGGGGGCGTTCACGGAAATCGGGAACGAAGACACCGTGTTTGTACTTGATGGATGGAACTATATCGATGCTGACGGTGGGACATCAACAGCTATACAGATAATTTCTGAACCGTATGCAGGGACACTGTTCCTGGACGTCAATGGCAATGACGAGTACGATTCAGGAGAGTACATATATTCCGGTCGTGTAATAGCATGGGCTGATGCTACAACGAACCGGATGGTGAAGTTCGCTCCCTATGAGAACTGGAATGGTTCATGTACATTCGAGTACATAGTAAAAGATTCGTCAGGAATCTACGGTCAGCCCTCAGTTGTGACCCTCGAAGTCACCCCAGTGAACGATCCGCCGATAATCTATTATCCTCGGGACTCCACGGGTTTCGAATTGTCACCAATCAGGGAGAATTATACCTGGAACAGTGGTGACATGATTGCGACGATCATTTTATCAGACTTTTCAGGGGGATTTTACGATCCGGATACACATGATTACACGGAGAGAGGTATTGCTCTTGTCGCAGTGGACAATTCTTTTGGCACGTGGGAGTACACGACTGACAATGGTGCCTCATGGAGCGCTTTCGGAGTTCTTTCCGACACCTCTGCCACCCTGTTGACGACTCAAGATCTTAACGCGAGGATACGTTTCGTCCCTAATGCCGACTGGAGTGGTACGGTCGAGCATGGGATTACTTTCCACGCATGGGACCCTCAGATCGCTGGATCCAATGGGGATACGGGAGTCAATCTGTCTACAAATCCTGCGGCTTTCAGCATTGAAACAGCTACTGCTCGGATTGTAGTGGAAGATGATGGTCCTTATAGATTAAGACAACCTGACGGATGGACAGAAACTCTTGAAGCCATTTCCACCAACCTTAGTGGTTATGGCCGATATACAGCGTTGGACGGAAATTTTGCTATGGTAGGGGCCAGGGAGGCAGTTTATATATATCATTGGAACGGTATTTCATGGGATGAGCCCCAGAGGTTGTCAGCCCCTCCGGAAGTTGAGCCCGAATCTGAATACAATTATGTCACATCGATTTCTATAGACGGTGAATTCGCCATCGTCGCGTATGAGTCCAACACGTATATGTACAAATGGAATGGTAATTCTTGGGTACAATTCCAGGAATTGACCGCATGGGATCCAACGCCACCAGACGAAGGCAATGAAGGGGATCCCGGCTATGAGGCACTGAGCGGTCCAGTCGCTATTGATGGAAATTATGCTGTAGTATCCGGACACATATATCAGTGGGATGGCACTTCCTGGATTCAGCACCAAATCTTGGAACTATTCGACGTCATAGATGTGGGATGGAGTAACACTGGGTTCGACAGCGTCTCAGTTGATGGAGAGTATATGATTTTCGGAACAACCGGAGACGATCAATGCGGACTCGATGCTGGTGCAGCTTGTATTTATCATTTGGAAAATGGCATGTGGACGCCGCAGCAGAAGATCACTCCCGCAGATGGTAGCGAAGAAGCTCTTTTCGGGATCTCGGTATCTATTGATAATGACGGATATGCAATAATTGGCGCAGCATACGATGATGATAACGGCTACAGTTCCGGCTCGGCTTATATTTTTCATTGGAACGGAACAAGTTGGGTTCAGGAGCAGAAACTCACAGCGTCTGATGGTGAATCAAGAGATACTTTTGGCGCTTCCGTGGTAATAGATGGAGAATATGCTCTTGTCGGAGCACCATGCTGGGCTGTTTCTGCCGGTGGCTCGAGTGCTTCGTGTTCGGTGTACGCGTTTCACCTGGATGGCGGTGCTTGGGTAGAAGACCAGATATTGTCGGCTGAAGACCGGTGGTGGAAACAGAATTTCGGTTGGTCCGTAGCGATGGACGGTCAGAATTTCATCATAGGATCGCCGAGCAACGATGCAGAAATATTCGGCCTCGGTGAAGCGTACATTTGCGGAGAAGGACAGCAAGTCAACGTAATGCCGGATGCAGCTATATTCTCCGAGACAGGTAACGAAGACTCAGTGCTGCTTGTCGATGGTTGGAACTATACGGACCCGGACGGTGACACAGCAACTCATATGCGAATTAACACCCTTCCAACGAACGGAGTACTCTTCCTGGACAGCAATTGCAACGACGCAGTTGACACCGGAGAAGCGATCGTTGAGGGCCAAGAGATAGCCTGGTCAGATGCCATCTCGAACATGGTGAAATTTGCTCCTGACGTCAATTGGTATGGATCGACTTCACTCAGCTATTCCGTGAAAGACGCATTTGGTTACGGATCGTCTGCTGAAGCAACGTTTTTCATAAATCCGGTGAATGATGCTCCTCAGGCTGGCACATTTACTGAAACCGGCAACGAAGACCAAGCGATTGTCGTTGATGGATGGAATTATACAGATATAGAAGGTGACCCTGCCACACTGTTGCAGATCCGGGCACTCCCGGAAAACGGTGCACTCTTCCTGGATGCTGATGGAGACAATGTGATCGATCCCGGTGAACAGATCGTTTTGGGCATGGAAATCAGTTGGGCAGACGCAACGATAAATCAGTTGGTGAAATTCCTTCCTGCTGGGAATTGGAATGGATTCTCCTCACTGAGCTACTCGGTTAGAGATGCTTCGGACTACAGCGCACCAGTTGACTGCGTGATAGCGGTCAATCCTGTCAATGATGCACCACAAGCTGGCGATTTCACGGAAACCGGCGATGAAGATACAGTCATCACTATTGACGGCTGGAATTTCTCGGACGTGGATGGTGATCAAGCCACAGCCCTAGTGATCCAAACCCTTCCGCACAATGGCACATTATTCTTGGATATAGATCAGGATAACGTGGTTGACCCCGGTGAAACGATCATGGCTGGTCAGCAAATCGGTTGGAACGATGCCACTACGAACCATCTGGTGAAATTCATTCCCGGCGCTAACTGGAACGGATCGACCGAATTAAGTTATGCAGTCAAAGATGTATCGGATTGGAGTCCCCCTGCTGAAGCGATAATCACGATTATTCCGGTAAACGATCCTCCAGACGCCGGATTCTTCATTGAGTACGGCAATGGAAAATCGGTTTTCATTGTAGATGAATGGAACTACACAGACGTAGACGGAGACAGTGCCACGGCCATAAAGATCCTCAGTCTTCCTCATAAGGGCACGCTTTTTCTCGATAGAGACGGTGATAACCGCGTTGATTGCGGGGAAGCAATTGCTGTAGGTCAAGAAATATCCTGGGCCGATGCGGTGACGAACAAATTGGTGAAATTCGCTGCTTCTCATACATCGGGTGGCTGCGGATGCTGGTGCAGCTCGGATATCGTAACGACACTTACCTACTCCGTGTCGGACGGGACGGCATACGGAACATCTGCTGAAGCCAAAATTTCCACAGGAAAGAATTCCGCTCCTACCTCCCTGTTTTTCCAGGAAACCGGGACGGAAGATACAGTTCTGGTCGTGGATGACTGGAATTTCAGAGACAAAGAAGGAGATGTCCCCGTATCTGTGACGATCTCATGCATTCCTTGCAGTGGAATCCTCTTCCTGGATATAGATCAAGACAATGTTGTAGATTGCGGTGAGAGAATCGTAAGAGGTCAGCAGATAAGCTGGGAGCAGGCATCAGCGAGTCAAATGGTGAAGTTTGCTCCGGACCCGAACTGGAACGGGTATACGGCCTTCATGTACTCAGTCAATGACAAATGGAATCAAGGTACTCTGGCCTTTGTGCTGATTTCAGTTGTAGACGATAATGCTGACGGGCCGGTGGCGATGTCCTTCAGTGAAACCGTTACAGGTCCAAACCAAGTGATGGTTGTTAATGGTTGGGATTGGGATTCGAACGGCTACTATTCAACGCCCTTTCTGGAGATCACTTCACTCCCTGAGAATGGCATTTTGTTCTATGACAGAGATAACGACAACAGAGTTGATCGATGCGAGGCCATCGCATCGGGATGGGAGATTTATCCATCGTGCCATGGGAATCTGGAACGAATAAAGTTTATGCCTGATACGGGTTGGACCGGAAGCACGACGTTTACCTATCGCATGACTGACAGATGCGAAAGCGGCCCTGAGGCACAGGTCACGTTGACCGTGCTCCAGGCCAACGATCCCCCTCAAGCAGGAACGTTCACTGAAACTCTGACACAAGGAACAGTCGTAGCCATTGACGGCTGGAATTATACGGATGCCCAAGGAGATACTGCTACAGCTATAAGGATCGATACGCTTCCTTCCAGTGGCACGCTCTTTCATGACACGAACAACAATGACATCATCGATGCCGGCGAGATAATCGCTCAGGGGCAAGTGATAAGCTGGGCTGACGCCACTGCGAACGGCCTGCTGAAGTTTGCTCCTGCTGCGGATTTTACGGGGGACTTGTCCGTAAGCTACTCTGTGAAAGATGGAACTGACTGGAGCCAAACAGCCTTGGCAACGTTCCACGTAGATCCAATCGAGACTGCGCTGATGACGGTTCTCAGCACCTCTAGTGAAGAGGTGGCATGGGACTTCGACGGTGAGGATTGGTACGTGGTCTTTATTGACGAGGATGGGACCCTACGGAGCGAGACTACCGGCGGCTATACGTATACTCCCAGCGGCGGTCGAAACGAGATCATTGTGGGATCGTCGGGTGATGACGTTATTGATTGCTCCGGTTTGGACAATCGTTACGTCATTATGGGAGGTGACGGCGCAGATGTGATTCGAGGCGGCAACAACAGCGATTACATTTTCGGCTGGGTTCCTCTGAACCGGGTAGACGTTAGTCAGTATCCTCAATTACTGGACGATATGCTGGATCAGGTGGTGGTGGAAGGAACCGTCCAGTCTCTCTACGGCAATGGAGGAAACGACTTCATCTACGGCGGGTTAAGTGATGAGACCATTTACGGCGATTCGGAAGACGGTGATAACTCAGGGAGTGACAATATCGCGGGCGGCCCTGGAGATGACACTATCTATGGAGACTCGAAATACGGCAATGGTTCCGGCTTCGACAACATCGACGGCCAAGCGGGTGACGATACCATCTTCGGAGACTCCGAGTACGGAACCGGTTCGGGTGGCGACGAGATCTGGGGCGATGATGGTGATGACGTCATGTACGGTGATTCCCGCCAGAGCAGCGGTTCAGGCTCCGACACATTCTATGGTGGCGCCGGAAATGATGTGATGTACGGCGATTCAGAGTTTGCCCTGGGCACCGGTAATGACACTATGAATGGTGGAGATGGAGACGACCTCTTTTATGGTGATTCACGGCTTGCGAATGGTTCCGGCGCGGACGAAATAGATGGAGGTGAAGGAGCTGATACTCTTTACGGGGATTCTCGCTTTGGGAGCGGATTTGGGCGTGATTCACTCTATGGCGGCGGCGGAAATGACATCTTGTACGGTGACTCTGAAGAAGGGCCGGGTTCAGGAGACGATGTCTTGATGGGTGATGAAGGAGATGACACTCTTATCGGCGATTCCTATGTCGCTCAGGGGTCCGGAAACGATGTGCTCGTTGGCGGCTTAGGTATGGATATCCTCATAGGGGACTCATATGGAGGAGTAGGCACTGGTAATGACCGGTTGGATGGTGGTTTCGACAATGATACTGTCTATGGCAACTCTGTGCTAGCCGATGGCTCCGGAAATGACATAGTGCTGGGCAGCGAAGGAGATGACACCCTTATCGGTGATTCCGATTTAGCCCTGGGCAGTGGCTCGGATTGGCTCGATGGCGGATCGGGAAACGATACGATATACGGGGATTCACGGAGCAATGGAGGGTCCGGTCATGACATGCTTATGGCCGGCGAAGGGGATGATACATTGTTCGGCGATGGAAGTGGCGAGATAGGAACCGGTCATGATACTCTCTTTGTCGGGCCTGGAACCGATGTGCCAGCAGGAGCCGGACAAGAATGGGATACGATTGTGGAAGCTGACGGCCAAACGCCCGCCTATTCCTTTGAGATAAACGGATATATGGCTCAGTATAGGCAGAACGCTGACGGTCAGGTGGAGGTCTACAATTATCGATTCGATCATTGGGATGTTGTTGGTGAGAGATACTGGGATACGGTGTACGGTGCCTGGATAACCAATTTCGGTGCCAGCGTAATGGTAGAATACTCGGATAAGACCCTCCTGTACAACAATTATGGCTCCGACATTCAGATCAGGGAGGCTGGAACCTGGCAGCCGTACAACCCTGATGATCATTACATTGTGGATTTTCGTGAAGATCCTGCAACAGGCAAGCTGCTCGTGTACAACAATGACCTGGGTACATGGGACCCCTACATGGAGGAATATCAACCAGAAGGAGCTAATTTCAAAATCCTCAATGAAGGGAACGTGATCCACATCTACTATAGCGACGGCAGCGAGCTGTGGCTTGAGAACTATGGGGACGGAGCGTGGATCAGAGCAACGGAAACCGGTGACAACTGGGTTACATTGCCGAACAATCAGGTGTATCGTGATACCACGGGCATATGGTATTCCTATGGACGCGGAATATGGTCCTACAGCATCGACACATGCGCCACGTGGACTGAAGTCCCCATGCTCCAGATGCGGATAGCGGGTGGAGCTGGTACAGTGGACGTGTTTGACGGCCATTCGTGGACTCATCAGAATGGGGCTTTGCAGTTCTTCGATACTAGATACGCCATGAGCGGATGGCACGGCATGAACGAATTTGCTGTGGAATACTACGATGGTGTTGGATACGATGGGGAGCCACTGCGTGTGGTGGATGGATGGGAAGCCGAACAGCCTCCTCCAGATCCTGACGATCCTCAACCTCCGTTCGTGCTCAATACACTGACTCTCACGGGCGTTCAAGATAATCCGCCCCCACCGGACGCTGTGATCACCGGATGGGAGACATCGGCCTACGGACAATGGAGTGGAAAGTTGTTGGCAAATTGGGAGGTCCCAAATCCATCGGCCGGTTATAACATCGGAACACAAACCACCGCAGCCACCTGTCTGAGTGTAGCCTTCATCAGCACGGATGATATTGTGGACCGACGCAGTTGCCCCCCTGATTACACAGCTGAGGATGTAGCATTAGTTCAAGCCAATATCGCTCAATATTTTGAAGATTGCTTGGCAACCGACGCCATATGCTTTTCTTTTGATAAAGAAATGACGGCAGATCGGATGCTCTACTACATGCAGGTAGCATGTGCCAGTTTGAACCAGCCGATTGAGAATCTCTTGTTTGCTCAACACGCTAACGTGGGCTACGTAAAAATGGGAGCCACCAAAATTTTGACGTCGGACTTCAAGCATTATGAGCAGTTATTCAGAGATATTGGAGAGATATTGCACCCCTCCGCCCAAATCCAGTTTTACGAGTGCAATGTAGCAGGCATTAACCCAGCATTAGGGGGCCAAGTAAACCTATCAGATCCACTGACAATGGAGTCCCTTGGAGGCCGTGCTCTGTTGACTAGCATAGCAGAAGCGACAGGTGCAATGGTTTTCGGGAGTTCGGATTTAGGCATAATTGAAGCGGACGAACACACGAAAGCAGTCAAGGGTCCTAAAGACCAATGCCTTGAATTCGGAGTTACAGCAGGCGGAATACAGGTGAATTCTGCCGACATGAGAACATGTTTAACAGACTATTTCACCGGCAAATCGTTCCAGGAATTCGATATTAATAACCCGAACACTTTCCTCCCGGATTTCGCAACCGTAATATCAACCGTAGGTGAGACTGCCCAGGCACAACCAGAAGGAGGGTGGATGAATGCAGCTGAATGGATCGAGCGAGTTTATAAGCAAAAATGA